The genomic interval CCTTTGACAAAGGACAAGTAGCAAATATAGAGGTACCGCCTTCTGTTCCTGTTACAGCTCAATTTCAAGACTATTATATGGCAGACATTACCGTCGAGGGGCAAAAGCCAGTTCGGGTGGATATTAGTAGTCATAGACAGGTGTATGAAGAGTTAGGGATTTATCAAAATGGAAAATTAAATGAAGCTACGGAGTTAATTATTCATCCTTATTTCGAATTAACAGTACGCTCTCAATTTGGACGTGGAAAGGGCTTGACTGGAAAACAATTAGTAAAAGGAATTGAGGGAGAAGAGGCTATTGCGACAATTTCTTCAGTGTGGTCATTTCAGGATGGGGCTTGGAAACTCATTAAAGCAAATGTTAAACCGTTAAAGAAAATAAAGAATCGATGAAAGCTCGTCTATTTGATGAGTTTTTTGTTTGTGCTAAGTTAACCTTATTAGTGGTTAAGCGATTTCTTAGCTAAAATAAGCCAAAAATCAACAATGTTATATAAAATAAATAAATTTCCAAATTTTTATATAGAAAAATATTGCAACATTTTTACATAATATGTTAAAATCATATTTAAGTTCAGTTATTACTATAAATAATTGAATGCTAGAAAATTCAAAAGGAGTGGTTGCTTTACGGAGTTAAAGGACCGAATTATCGAAACGTCGTTAAGACTCTTTGAACGATATGGCTTTCATGGTGTCTCAGTTCAAGAGATTGTGAAGAAAAGCGGTTCGAGCAAAGGCGGTTTCTATCATCATTTTCAATCAAAAGAGGAACTTCTTTTTGTGATTCACGATTATTTTGTTTCCTATGTGTTGACGAAAGCGCAGGAAGCGATGTCATCAAGTATACGCCCCACAGACAAAATGCAAAGAATTATCCGATCCTTTGTGAAAGCATTTGACCTTTATAAGCCACATATTTCTGTTTTTTATCAAGAAAGTATTTATTTAAAACCACCCTATGATCAAGCAATTAAGGAAAAAAGAAATCAATATAAAGAAGCGATGTTTTTTATCATTCAAGAAGGAATTGATAAAGGAGAATTTCGCTCAGAACTGCCTGTTCAAATCACCAGTATGTCGATTTTAGGTATGGTGAACTGGTCTTACAAGTGGTATAAACGGGACGGAGAAAAAACAATTGATGAAATTGCCGATATTTATGTCGATTTGATTCTTCATTCGTTATTAACCGATCAAGCAAAACAAGATGCAGCTTTTCAATCTTATTTTTTAAATGATCCGCTAGATTCGTATTCTAATTGAATGTGCTTTTATGCGGGGTGACAAGACCAACTAGTCGGTCTTATATAAATTACGGGAGGTTTTTGACTATGGATTTTGATTTAACACAAGAACAAGCCATGATACGTAAGTTAATTCGTGATTTTGCGGAAGCCGAGGTTGCTCCAGGTGCAGATCAAAGGGATCGTACTGGTGAATTTCCAAAGGAAATATTCAATCAATTAGCGAAGCTAGGGATGATGGGTCTTCCTTTTCCTGAGGAATATGGTGGTGGTGGTGGTGATACAATCAGCTTTGCCATTGCTGTAGAAGAGTTAAGTCGAGTATGTGGCTCTACAGGTATTACCTATTCTGCACATATTTCACTAGGGGGAGCTCCTATCCATTTATTTGGCACCCATGAGCAAAAGGAGAAATATTTAACACCACTTTGTACAGGGGAGTACTTGGGTGCTTTTGGTTTGACTGAACCTAATGCTGGTTCTGATGCAGGTGGAACTCAATCAACAGCGATTCTTAATGATGGTCAGTGGGTGCTTTCTGGTTCTAAATGTTTTATTACGAATGCAAGCTACGCCAAAAACCTTGCAATTACTGCAGTAACAGATCGATCAAAAGGAATTAATGGAATTAGTGCGTTTATTGTACCTACTGATGCGCCGGGATTTACTGTAATTAGTAATTATGAAAAGATGGGACTTCATTCTTCAAATACAACTGAGTTAGTTTTTGAAAATGTAAGCGTTGCTAGAGAGAATCTCCTTGGTGAAGAAGGCAATGGGTTTAAGCAGTTTTTAGCTACTCTTGATGGAGGAAGAATTGGAATCGGGGCGATGGCCGTTGGAATTGCACAAGGAGCTTATGAAAAATCGCTTCAGTATGCAAAAGAAAGAAAACAATTCGGTAACAGCTTATCTTCATTTCAAGCCATTCAATTCAAGCTGGCTGACATGGCTATGAATATTGAATTAGCTCGTAACATGGTTTATAAAGCAGCATGGTTGAAAGATCAAGGAAGAGCATTTAAGAAGGAAGCAGCCATGGCTAAATTGTATGCTTCGGAAATATGCATGAAAGTATGTGATCAAGCGGTACAAATCCATGGAGGTTATGGTTATATGAAGGAGTATCAAGTTGAGCGATTCTTCCGTGACGCGAAGCTTTTAGAGATTGGGGAAGGAACCTCTGAAGTACAACGAATGGTTATTGCTAAACAGCTAGGTTGTTAATCTTTCCAATAAGATAATTTAAATATAACTTGATGAGGAGGACTTTAATGACTGAATTGTTGCATGTCACGATTGGTCAGTTGCTAGAGCAAACAGCTCGTGTTTCAGGTGATAAAGAGGCAGTTGTATACCATGATTTAGGTCTTCGCTATACGTATCGGGAGTTTGAGAAATTATGTCGAGAAGTAGCTCGCGGGTTTATGTCGCTTGGAATTGAACAAGGGGATCACATGGCTATTTGGGCTACAAATAAACCAGAATGGCTTATCTCCCAATTCTCAACAGCGAAAATGGGAGGCGTACTTGTAACAGTAAATACGAATTATCGCAGAAGTGAGTTAGAATATTTGCTACAACAGTCGGATGCGACAACGATTATTTTAATGGAAGAGTATCGCGGTCATTCCTTCATCGAGACGTTATATGAAGTTGTTCCTGAATTACGAGAATCTAAACCAGGGCAGTTACAATCAAAAAGGTTGCCAAAATTAAAAAATGTCATTGTTCTTGGTGAAAATCGATATCCGGGCACGTATTCTTGGGATGATGTGTTGAAAGGAAAAGCTGATGTAACTGAGGAAATGTTAGATGAACGTATGAGTAATCAAAGTCCATCTGATGTGATTAACATGCAATATACATCAGGAACAACTGGCTTCCCTAAAGGTGTGATGTTGACTCATTCTAATCTTGTTAATAATGGTCTAAATATTGCAGGTTGTATGAAGCTGACAAACGAGGATCGCTTATGTATTCCTGTGCCGTTCTTCCATTGCTTCGGTTGTGTACTAGGGACAATGGCTTGTGTTTCTGTCGGAGCGACAATGGTTCCGATTGAAGAATTTAATCCAAGCGATGTATTGAGAACAGTCGCTGCAGAAAAATGTACAGGTCTTCATGGTGTACCAACGATGTTTATTGCTGAACTGAATTTAGATGATTTCGATAGCTATGATGTAAGCACGCTTCGAACAGGAATTATGGCAGGATCGAATTGTCCAATTGAAGTGATGAAGAATGTTGTAGAAAAGCTTGGAATGTCGGAAATTACGATTACATATGGACAAACGGAATCGTCACCTGGCATTACGATGACTCGAACAGACGATCCAATTGAGTTACGAGTCTCATCAGTAGGAAGAGCACTGCCTAATGTTGAAGTGAAAATCGTCGATCCAACTACGGGTGAAGAAGTGCCGTCGGGTACACAAGGCGAGTTATGTACGCGTGGCTACCACGTGATGAAAGGCTATTACAAAAATCCAGAAGCAACACAAGAAGCGATTGACCATGAGGGTTGGCTTCATACGGGAGACCTCGCGGTTATGGATGGAAATGGATATTGTAAAATTACAGGACGTTTAAAAGATATGATTATTCGCGGAGGAGAAAATGTATATCCTCGTGAAGTCGAAGAATTCCTTTATCAGCATCCAGCAATTCTTGATGTACAAGTCATTGGCGTTCCGGATAAAAAATACGGAGAAGTGGTCATGGCATGGATTATTCTTAAAGAAGGCGAAACTTTGACAGAGGAAGAAGTAAAGGAATATTGTAAAGGTCAAATTTCTCACTTTAAAATTCCTCGCTATGTCCAGTTTACGAAGGAGTACCCGATGACGGCGTCTGGAAAAATTCAGAAATTCAAACTGAAAGAACAATCAATAGATGTAATCTCAGAATCTACGAAATAAGGAGGGCATATGATGATCCAAAAAATATTGATTGCTAATCGAGGGGAAATTGCGCGAAGAATTATTCGTACTTGTAAAAAGTTAAACATTCAAACGGTAGCTATTTATTCTGAAGCAGATGCGGATGCACCGTTTGTTTCTGAAGCGGATGAAGCCTATCTATTAGGTGCTCCACAAGTACAGCAAAGCTATCTTAATGTCCAAAAGATTTTAGAGATTGCAAGTCTTGCAAAGGTAGATGCTGTTCATCCTGGCTACGGCTTCTTAAGTGAAAATGCAGATTTTGCTCGTTCATGTCAAAGCGCTGGTCTGATTTTTATTGGACCAAGTCCTGATGTGATGCAACAAATGGGTAGCAAAGTTGAAGCCCGAAAAACGATGGAGCAAGCTGGTTTACCACTTGTTCCTGGATTATCCCGCCCGCTTATTGATGCGGATGAAGCTGTTCAAGTGGCGAAGCAAATAGGCTATCCAATTATGCTGAAAGCTTCTGCCGGCGGCGGTGGCATTGGGATGCAATCGGTGGATAATGAAGCGGAGCTAATTAAAGCATTTGAAGGAAATCAAAAGCGAGCACAAATGTTTTTTGGGAACGGCGATATGTTCATCGAAAAACGCATTTTACAGCCGCGACATATCGAGATTCAAATATTAGCAGATACATTTGGCAACGCGGTGTATTTATGGGAACGAGAATGCTCTGTGCAACGTCGTCATCAAAAGGTCGTCGAAGAAGCACCGTCTTCATTCTTAAGTGAAGAAACGAGACGTAAGATGGGTGAGGCAGCCGTAAAAGCTGTGCAGGCAATTGGCTATTATAATGCTGGTACACTTGAGTTTTTAGTAGATCATGAGCAAAACTTCTACTTCTTAGAAATGAATACACGCTTGCAAGTGGAGCACCCTGTTACCGAAGAAATTACAGGCTTAGATTTAGTAGAACAGCAAATTCGTATTGCATGTGGCGAGAAGCTTTCCTTTACGCAAAACGATGTAAAGCTAGAAGGGCATGCCATTGAAGTACGAGTGTATGCTGAAGATCCAAAAACGTTTTATCCAGCTCCAGGAAAAATTACGGATTTACAGTTGCCAAATGGAGAAGGGATTCGTCATGAGCTAGCTGTTCATAATCAATCCGTTGTTTCTCATTTTTATGATCCAATGATTGCAAAATTAGTCGTTAAGGGAGAAACGAGAAACGAAGCGATTGAGAGGTTAAAAGAGGCGCTGGCTCACTATAAAGTACAAGGAATTAAATCAAATATTCCATTGCTGGAAGAAATCGCTGCTCACGAAGCATTTAAAAATGGAGATACAACAACAGACTTTATTGATAAATATATTAAAAAAATTACAGTTTAAGGGAGGGATTTTAAATGGCAGAATTAAAAGCGAGTATGGCTGGTAACGTATGGAAGGTGGTTGTAGGAGAAGGGGAAACGGTAACAGACGGACAAGATATCGTGATTTTAGAATCGATGAAAATGGAGATTCCTATTGCGGCAGAGCAATCGGGTTCTGTGAAGGAACTAAAAGTGAATGAAGGGGATTTTGTAAATGAAGGTGACGTGTTAGCAATCATTGAATAAAGTTCATTTAGTAGATTTTCTTTTAGGGAAGAGATACTGAGTGTTGGTTGAAGTCTCCCGCTTCTCTTAATGGTGAAGTGGGGGCTTACTATCTGCTCATTTGCGATAAAATGGAGGCGATGTAATTGAAATGGCCGGAGAAAATCATTATTAAGGAAGTAGGCCCACGAGACGGTCTTCAAAATGAAAAGCGGATTGTTCCAACAGACGTTAAAATAGACTGGATTAATGCTTTATCTAACACAGGGCTTTCTTACATTGAAGCGACCTCTTTCGTTAATCCTAAATGGATCCCGCAGCTCGGTGATGCAATGGAGGTAGTGAAGGGCATTAAGAGAAATCCGGATGTAACGTATGCGGCGCTTGTTCCAAATAAGAGAGGCTTAGAAGCTGCATTAGAAGCTAATATTGACGAGGTTTCTGTTTTTATGTCGGCCAGTGAATCGCATAATCAGAATAATATTAATAAATCAATAGCGGATACGTATCCTGTTTTGCGTGAAGTTATTGAGGAGGCGATTCGAAACGGAAAGACGGTAAGAGGATATGTATCAACCGTTTTTGGCTGTCCATATGAAGGAGATGTGCCAGTCGAGCAAGCGTTGCGTGTTTGTGATCAGTTATTTGATTACGGCATTCACGAACTTTCTCTCGGTGATACGATTGGTGTAGCTTCTCCTATGCAAGTGGAGCAGTTTCTTGAAGTAGCTCTTAAGCGATATGACAAAAGCAAGGTCGCACTTCATTTCCATGATACGAGAGGAATGGCGCTTGCGAATATTGTGAAATCGCTAGAGTACGGGATTGTTACTTTCGATGCTTCATTAGGTGGGTTAGGAGGCTGTCCGTACGCTCCAGGTGCAAGTGGAAATGTTGCGACAGATGATCTTGTTCATATGCTAGATAAGATGGGAATTGAGACGGGAATTGATGCTGAGAAACTTATGCAGGCGAGTTTGCTTATTCAAAATAGTTTGCAAACGCCGCTGCCAAGTCATCAGATGGCCGTATTTAATGCTAGTAAGTGAGGAGTGAAGCTATGAAGCTGATAGAAATGAACCGTGAAACAAAAGGTGTTGCGATTATTACGTTAAATCGTTCTGAAGCAGCTAATGCTTTATCAAAAGCATTGCTTCTTGAGTTAAATGAAGCAATCGCTGAACTACAAACTGACTCTCAGTTACGAGCTGTCATTGTAACGGGAGCAGGAGAGAAGGCATTTTGTGCGGGTGCTGATTTGAAGGAACGTGCTGGTATGGAAGAAGCCGAGGTAAAAGAGACAGTCAAACTGATTGGAAGCACAATTACAAAACTAGCAAACTTTCCGGTTCCTGTGATTGCCGCTATTAATGGTGCTGCATTTGGAGGAGGGCTGGAGCTCGCTTTAGCTTGTGATCTGCGCTTAGCTTCAGAAACAGCGAAAATGGGCTTAACGGAAACGGCGCTGGGCATTATCCCTGGCGCAGGTGGAACACAGCGCTTGCCACGTGTTATCGGGGTTGCTGCGGCAAAAGAATTAATCTATACAGCGCGTAGAATTGATGCACATACGGCCAATTCGCTTGGAATCGTTAGTCGAGTGGTGGCGCAAGGTAAGCTAATAGAAGAAGCGAAAAGACTCGCTCAGGAAATTGCTGAAAATGCTCCGCTTTCTTTACGCGCAGCTAAAGCGGCTATTAATGAAGGACTAGATGTTTCATTAGAAGCAGGATTAGCTATTGAAAAAATTCAATACAATACGACGATTCGTTCTAACGACCGATTAGAGGGTCTGGCCGCGTTTAAAGAAAAGCGAAAGCCAGTCTTTACAGGGAATTAAGAAAAGCGTAAGGCGTCTGCAATCGTTGACAGATACATAAGTTGTCTTTCGAAGAAGTTAGCTTATGACTTTGAGTCGGTAACGCTTGAATCTAGACACCAAATTGAAAGTTTTATATTTTCCTATCTTTTAAAAAAGCGGAGGGATTAGCATGTCACAATCAACGAAAACTACACTGAATGATATTGTGGAAACAATTAAAAAAGGTGGTTCTACTAAATATCATGAAAAAAATGCAGAAAAAGGTAAACTATTTGTTCGTGAACGCTTGGAGTTATTATTTGACGAAGGAATTGAAATAGAGGATGCCTTTTTTGCTAATTGTACAAGTGAAGGGCTGCCAGCTGATGGTGTTGTAACAGGCATCGGGAAAATTAACGGCCAAACGGTTTGTGTAATGGCTAATGATTCTACTGTAAAAGCAGGATCATGGGGAGCTAAAACGGTTGAAAAAATCATTCGTATTCAGGAAACAGCGGAAAAATTACAAGTTCCTCTTTTATATTTAGTTGATTCTGCTGGAGCACGTATTACGGATCAAATCGAAATGTTCCCAGGTCGCCGTGGTGCTGGAAGAATTTTTTATAACCAAGTGAAGCTATCTGGAAAAGTACCGCAAATTTGCTTATTGTTCGGTCCTTCCGCTGCTGGTGGTGCGTATATCCCTGCTTTTTGTGATATCGTTGTCATGGTCGATGGCAATGCATCCATGTATTTAGGTTCTCCGCGAATGGCTGAAATGGTTATTGGTGAAAAGGTAACGGAAGAAGAAATGGGCGGAGCGAAAATGCATTGCTCAGTTTCTGGATGTGGAGATGTGCTTGCTAAATCAGAAGAAGAAGCAATTGCATTTGCTCGCCGCTATTTAAGCTATTTCCCAACGAATTATCAACAAAAACCGACACCAGTAGAAGCCAAAGCACCT from Peribacillus asahii carries:
- a CDS encoding enoyl-CoA hydratase — protein: MKLIEMNRETKGVAIITLNRSEAANALSKALLLELNEAIAELQTDSQLRAVIVTGAGEKAFCAGADLKERAGMEEAEVKETVKLIGSTITKLANFPVPVIAAINGAAFGGGLELALACDLRLASETAKMGLTETALGIIPGAGGTQRLPRVIGVAAAKELIYTARRIDAHTANSLGIVSRVVAQGKLIEEAKRLAQEIAENAPLSLRAAKAAINEGLDVSLEAGLAIEKIQYNTTIRSNDRLEGLAAFKEKRKPVFTGN
- a CDS encoding AMP-binding protein produces the protein MTELLHVTIGQLLEQTARVSGDKEAVVYHDLGLRYTYREFEKLCREVARGFMSLGIEQGDHMAIWATNKPEWLISQFSTAKMGGVLVTVNTNYRRSELEYLLQQSDATTIILMEEYRGHSFIETLYEVVPELRESKPGQLQSKRLPKLKNVIVLGENRYPGTYSWDDVLKGKADVTEEMLDERMSNQSPSDVINMQYTSGTTGFPKGVMLTHSNLVNNGLNIAGCMKLTNEDRLCIPVPFFHCFGCVLGTMACVSVGATMVPIEEFNPSDVLRTVAAEKCTGLHGVPTMFIAELNLDDFDSYDVSTLRTGIMAGSNCPIEVMKNVVEKLGMSEITITYGQTESSPGITMTRTDDPIELRVSSVGRALPNVEVKIVDPTTGEEVPSGTQGELCTRGYHVMKGYYKNPEATQEAIDHEGWLHTGDLAVMDGNGYCKITGRLKDMIIRGGENVYPREVEEFLYQHPAILDVQVIGVPDKKYGEVVMAWIILKEGETLTEEEVKEYCKGQISHFKIPRYVQFTKEYPMTASGKIQKFKLKEQSIDVISESTK
- a CDS encoding acyl-CoA carboxylase subunit beta codes for the protein MSQSTKTTLNDIVETIKKGGSTKYHEKNAEKGKLFVRERLELLFDEGIEIEDAFFANCTSEGLPADGVVTGIGKINGQTVCVMANDSTVKAGSWGAKTVEKIIRIQETAEKLQVPLLYLVDSAGARITDQIEMFPGRRGAGRIFYNQVKLSGKVPQICLLFGPSAAGGAYIPAFCDIVVMVDGNASMYLGSPRMAEMVIGEKVTEEEMGGAKMHCSVSGCGDVLAKSEEEAIAFARRYLSYFPTNYQQKPTPVEAKAPASFEKTLADIIPANQNAPFNMHDLINRIVDEDSVCEIKKLFAPELITTLARIDGQPVGIIANQPRVKGGVLFHDSADKAAKFITLCDAFHIPLLFLADIPGFMIGTKVEQAGIIRHGAKMISAMSEATVPKISVVVRKAYGAGLYAMAGPAFEPDCCLALPSAFIAVMGAEAAVNAVYANKINALEPNERGAFIAQKREEYNQDIDIYRLASEMIVDAIVAPNDLRAELTSRFAAYNSKQLTFTDRKHGVYPV
- a CDS encoding acyl-CoA dehydrogenase; the encoded protein is MDFDLTQEQAMIRKLIRDFAEAEVAPGADQRDRTGEFPKEIFNQLAKLGMMGLPFPEEYGGGGGDTISFAIAVEELSRVCGSTGITYSAHISLGGAPIHLFGTHEQKEKYLTPLCTGEYLGAFGLTEPNAGSDAGGTQSTAILNDGQWVLSGSKCFITNASYAKNLAITAVTDRSKGINGISAFIVPTDAPGFTVISNYEKMGLHSSNTTELVFENVSVARENLLGEEGNGFKQFLATLDGGRIGIGAMAVGIAQGAYEKSLQYAKERKQFGNSLSSFQAIQFKLADMAMNIELARNMVYKAAWLKDQGRAFKKEAAMAKLYASEICMKVCDQAVQIHGGYGYMKEYQVERFFRDAKLLEIGEGTSEVQRMVIAKQLGC
- a CDS encoding hydroxymethylglutaryl-CoA lyase, with protein sequence MKWPEKIIIKEVGPRDGLQNEKRIVPTDVKIDWINALSNTGLSYIEATSFVNPKWIPQLGDAMEVVKGIKRNPDVTYAALVPNKRGLEAALEANIDEVSVFMSASESHNQNNINKSIADTYPVLREVIEEAIRNGKTVRGYVSTVFGCPYEGDVPVEQALRVCDQLFDYGIHELSLGDTIGVASPMQVEQFLEVALKRYDKSKVALHFHDTRGMALANIVKSLEYGIVTFDASLGGLGGCPYAPGASGNVATDDLVHMLDKMGIETGIDAEKLMQASLLIQNSLQTPLPSHQMAVFNASK
- a CDS encoding acetyl-CoA carboxylase biotin carboxyl carrier protein subunit, with translation MAELKASMAGNVWKVVVGEGETVTDGQDIVILESMKMEIPIAAEQSGSVKELKVNEGDFVNEGDVLAIIE
- a CDS encoding TetR/AcrR family transcriptional regulator; protein product: MNARKFKRSGCFTELKDRIIETSLRLFERYGFHGVSVQEIVKKSGSSKGGFYHHFQSKEELLFVIHDYFVSYVLTKAQEAMSSSIRPTDKMQRIIRSFVKAFDLYKPHISVFYQESIYLKPPYDQAIKEKRNQYKEAMFFIIQEGIDKGEFRSELPVQITSMSILGMVNWSYKWYKRDGEKTIDEIADIYVDLILHSLLTDQAKQDAAFQSYFLNDPLDSYSN
- a CDS encoding acetyl-CoA carboxylase biotin carboxylase subunit; its protein translation is MIQKILIANRGEIARRIIRTCKKLNIQTVAIYSEADADAPFVSEADEAYLLGAPQVQQSYLNVQKILEIASLAKVDAVHPGYGFLSENADFARSCQSAGLIFIGPSPDVMQQMGSKVEARKTMEQAGLPLVPGLSRPLIDADEAVQVAKQIGYPIMLKASAGGGGIGMQSVDNEAELIKAFEGNQKRAQMFFGNGDMFIEKRILQPRHIEIQILADTFGNAVYLWERECSVQRRHQKVVEEAPSSFLSEETRRKMGEAAVKAVQAIGYYNAGTLEFLVDHEQNFYFLEMNTRLQVEHPVTEEITGLDLVEQQIRIACGEKLSFTQNDVKLEGHAIEVRVYAEDPKTFYPAPGKITDLQLPNGEGIRHELAVHNQSVVSHFYDPMIAKLVVKGETRNEAIERLKEALAHYKVQGIKSNIPLLEEIAAHEAFKNGDTTTDFIDKYIKKITV